A stretch of the bacterium genome encodes the following:
- a CDS encoding 5-formyltetrahydrofolate cyclo-ligase encodes MKAELRRDLLARRCSLSPEENAVKSKRIASKLLGLPEFGTSRTVFIYSATGSEVKTESVMLTALKLGKRVAVPAIDLSGRLLRPVLISDPARELDDRCRGCPQPPPGSCVEVPAEEVDLAVVPGVGFDGRGARLGRGGGYYDEFLGHWPRIFRVALAFQCQIVDRLPVSGHDQPIDVLITENRVVRIRPPRLPMVYQEEPLTTEKGS; translated from the coding sequence ATGAAAGCTGAACTCCGCCGCGACCTGCTTGCGCGCCGTTGCTCTCTTTCCCCGGAGGAGAACGCGGTAAAAAGCAAGCGGATCGCTTCCAAGCTCCTGGGCCTCCCCGAATTCGGGACAAGCCGCACCGTCTTCATCTATTCGGCGACGGGCTCCGAGGTTAAAACCGAGTCTGTCATGCTCACCGCCCTGAAACTCGGCAAACGAGTGGCGGTTCCCGCGATCGATCTTTCCGGGCGGCTTCTGCGGCCGGTTTTGATTTCGGATCCGGCCCGGGAATTGGACGACCGTTGCCGGGGGTGCCCCCAGCCTCCGCCCGGCAGCTGCGTCGAAGTGCCGGCGGAGGAAGTGGACCTGGCGGTGGTCCCGGGCGTCGGGTTCGACGGCCGCGGGGCGCGGCTCGGCCGCGGTGGCGGCTATTATGACGAATTCCTCGGGCACTGGCCGCGGATATTCCGCGTGGCCCTGGCTTTTCAGTGCCAGATCGTGGACCGGCTTCCCGTCTCCGGCCACGATCAGCCGATCGACGTACTCATTACCGAAAACCGGGTCGTCAGGATTCGTCCTCCCCGGTTACCCATGGTTTATCAGGAAGAACCACTCACTACGGAGAAGGGATCATGA
- a CDS encoding replication-associated recombination protein A: MDFFASPEGEEEAARPLADRLRPSSLDDFVGQDHILGPGKLLRRLIEADCLEAAIFYGPPGSGKTSLMKYIAGATAYHPVTLSAVDSNVRQVKEVIVLARHRLSNSGQRTLFFIDEFHRFNRAQQEVLLPHVEEGAIGFVGLTTYNPFFALAPALLSRTHLFEFKKLPCESILLILERALTDRKRGLGSESLAVAPEALEYLAAHCEGDGRRALRALEVAFLTTPRRPGDPLAITPEVMMEALQKKTAPYDRDGDDHYDTISALIKSIRGSDPDAAVYWLARMLEAGDEPRFIARRLVIAASEDIGNADPAALTIAVGAAQAVETVGMPEARINLAQAVTYLASAPKSNASYQALEEAAQDVRSGNVQEVPAHLRDSHYAGAARLDRGQGYLYPHDHPGGWVSQDYTTVKKKYYRPAGRGYEGVILKRLEDRGKKHES; encoded by the coding sequence ATGGACTTTTTCGCCTCCCCCGAGGGAGAAGAGGAGGCCGCCCGGCCGCTGGCGGACCGGCTGCGCCCCTCGTCCCTGGACGACTTCGTCGGACAGGACCATATCCTCGGCCCCGGCAAATTGCTGCGGCGGTTGATCGAGGCCGATTGCCTGGAAGCGGCGATTTTCTACGGACCTCCCGGCTCGGGCAAGACCAGCCTCATGAAATATATCGCCGGGGCCACCGCGTACCACCCCGTCACTCTCAGCGCGGTCGATTCCAATGTCCGGCAGGTGAAAGAAGTCATCGTCCTGGCCCGCCACCGCCTCAGTAATTCGGGTCAGCGCACGCTTTTTTTCATCGACGAATTCCATCGTTTCAACCGAGCCCAGCAGGAGGTGCTGTTGCCTCATGTGGAAGAAGGGGCGATCGGTTTCGTCGGTCTGACCACGTATAACCCGTTTTTCGCGCTGGCCCCGGCCTTGCTCTCGCGCACCCATCTGTTCGAATTCAAGAAGCTCCCATGCGAATCCATTCTCCTGATTCTGGAACGGGCATTGACCGACCGGAAACGCGGTCTCGGTTCCGAATCCCTGGCCGTGGCCCCGGAGGCGCTTGAGTACCTCGCCGCCCATTGCGAAGGCGACGGGCGCCGGGCGTTGCGGGCGCTGGAAGTGGCTTTTCTCACCACTCCCCGACGTCCCGGCGACCCGTTGGCGATCACTCCCGAGGTCATGATGGAGGCGCTGCAGAAAAAAACGGCGCCCTACGACCGGGACGGGGACGATCATTACGACACCATATCGGCGCTGATCAAGAGTATCCGCGGCAGCGACCCGGACGCGGCGGTTTATTGGCTTGCCCGCATGCTCGAAGCCGGGGACGAACCCAGGTTTATCGCCCGGCGCCTGGTAATCGCCGCCTCCGAGGACATCGGCAACGCCGATCCCGCCGCCTTGACCATCGCCGTCGGCGCCGCTCAGGCGGTCGAGACGGTCGGGATGCCCGAAGCCCGGATCAATCTGGCCCAGGCGGTCACCTATCTCGCTTCCGCGCCCAAAAGCAACGCTTCGTACCAGGCCCTGGAAGAAGCCGCGCAGGACGTCAGATCGGGGAATGTTCAGGAAGTCCCCGCTCACCTCAGGGATTCCCATTATGCGGGCGCGGCCCGACTCGATCGGGGCCAAGGATACCTTTATCCGCACGACCACCCCGGCGGTTGGGTCTCCCAAGACTACACCACGGTCAAAAAAAAGTATTACCGGCCCGCCGGCAGGGGCTACGAAGGCGTCATCCTGAAACGGCTGGAAGACCGGGGGAAAAAACATGAAAGCTGA
- the pheT gene encoding phenylalanine--tRNA ligase subunit beta has translation MKATIHWIREFTSVDVDPRSLAEEITLQAAEVENVERLEVPAGVVVGRVRGCERDPKLKKITWCAVDVGAKEPLEIACGAGNVREGIDVPVALPGTVLPDGMEVGTRPFRGRVSSGMICSERELGLGDDHEGIWELSGAAAPGTPFETYLKLPDWVLDVDVTPNRPDLFGVLGLAREVGARHGSPVNDGFAPPECAGPATEELTDVLVEDEELCPRYCARLIKGVKISPSPDWLRKRLEACGIRAINNVVDATNYVMLAVGQPLHAFDFALLRGGRIVVRRGRPGETIVSIDGSERQVDADMLVIADAERPVALAGIMGGKDSEVSEKTVDLFLESAYFESRQIRRTSRRVGLATESSRRFERIVDPNLAPRALERLTGLILETAGGQASSGMIDTHPEGFPRREVRIDPARAAAFLGVPLGPEDIAGFLSSIGLEKRGADQAGIVFSIPTWRPDLEREADLFEEVARLYGYNRVPEILPCCPLGNAIPSRKEGILSRIREFFCGRGLDEVITYSFLGARNLENLGLPPGHPLREAPAILNPVNKEQNLLRTTLIPGLLEVTGLNQRRKAADIRCFETGAVFQEAKDGGKPLEKCRLAAVLAPGKALSHWSGDSSRPDFFSIKGLVEDLCAHLKIAAARYLPVEDPIFQPGQAAALWLGDFPAGVVGAVSDPVVAASGLEGPVFLAELDLDRLLGAAHTERKYSRLPEYPAVERDIALLVDRELPYGKVAEILDKLRPPALESYTLFDIYTGDQVPADKKSLAIHLIYRSPDGTLDDKMVSSLHDPLITELLGETRGRLR, from the coding sequence ATGAAAGCCACGATTCACTGGATTCGGGAATTCACCTCCGTGGACGTCGATCCGCGTTCCCTGGCGGAAGAAATCACTTTGCAGGCCGCCGAAGTCGAAAATGTGGAGCGCCTCGAGGTGCCGGCGGGCGTGGTGGTGGGCCGGGTCCGCGGTTGCGAACGCGATCCGAAGTTGAAAAAGATAACCTGGTGCGCCGTCGACGTCGGCGCAAAAGAGCCCCTGGAGATCGCTTGCGGGGCCGGAAACGTTCGCGAGGGGATCGACGTGCCCGTGGCTTTGCCGGGGACAGTGCTTCCGGACGGGATGGAAGTGGGAACCCGCCCCTTCCGGGGACGTGTTTCCAGCGGTATGATCTGCTCCGAGCGGGAATTGGGCCTGGGCGATGACCATGAAGGGATCTGGGAGCTTTCCGGCGCGGCGGCGCCGGGAACTCCGTTCGAGACCTACCTGAAACTTCCGGATTGGGTTCTCGATGTTGATGTTACCCCGAACCGCCCCGATCTTTTCGGGGTCTTGGGTCTGGCTCGGGAAGTGGGGGCTCGGCACGGTTCTCCGGTGAACGATGGGTTCGCGCCTCCCGAATGCGCCGGGCCCGCTACGGAAGAACTGACCGATGTCCTGGTCGAAGACGAGGAGTTATGTCCCCGGTATTGCGCGCGCCTGATCAAAGGAGTAAAAATTTCGCCTTCCCCGGATTGGTTGAGAAAGCGCCTGGAAGCATGCGGCATCCGTGCCATCAACAATGTCGTCGATGCCACCAACTACGTCATGCTGGCGGTCGGGCAACCCCTGCATGCGTTTGATTTCGCGCTTTTACGGGGGGGGCGCATCGTCGTGCGCCGCGGCCGCCCCGGAGAAACGATCGTATCCATCGACGGAAGCGAGCGGCAGGTGGACGCGGATATGCTGGTGATCGCCGACGCCGAAAGACCGGTAGCGCTGGCCGGGATCATGGGCGGAAAGGACAGCGAGGTTTCCGAGAAGACAGTCGATCTGTTTCTGGAGAGCGCATATTTCGAATCCCGCCAGATTCGCCGCACTTCGCGCCGGGTGGGGCTCGCCACCGAATCATCGCGGCGTTTCGAGAGGATCGTCGACCCCAACCTGGCCCCCCGCGCCCTGGAGCGCTTGACCGGTCTGATCCTGGAAACGGCGGGGGGCCAAGCCAGTTCGGGCATGATCGACACTCATCCGGAGGGTTTTCCCCGGCGGGAGGTGAGGATCGATCCGGCCCGCGCCGCCGCTTTTCTGGGGGTTCCCCTCGGCCCGGAAGATATAGCGGGGTTCTTATCGTCGATCGGGTTGGAAAAGCGCGGCGCGGATCAAGCCGGGATCGTTTTCTCGATCCCGACCTGGCGTCCCGATCTGGAGCGGGAAGCGGATCTTTTCGAAGAAGTGGCCCGCCTCTACGGCTACAACCGGGTCCCTGAGATTCTACCCTGCTGCCCCCTCGGCAACGCCATCCCCTCCCGCAAGGAGGGAATCCTTTCCCGAATTCGGGAATTCTTCTGCGGCCGGGGGCTGGATGAAGTCATTACCTACAGCTTTCTCGGCGCGCGGAACCTGGAAAATCTGGGGCTCCCTCCCGGGCACCCCTTGCGGGAGGCACCCGCGATCCTCAATCCGGTCAACAAAGAGCAGAACCTTTTGCGCACGACCTTGATACCCGGGCTCTTGGAGGTGACGGGATTGAACCAACGAAGGAAAGCGGCGGATATCCGCTGTTTCGAGACCGGCGCCGTCTTTCAGGAAGCGAAGGACGGGGGCAAACCCCTGGAAAAGTGCCGCCTGGCCGCGGTCCTGGCCCCTGGAAAAGCTCTCTCCCACTGGTCCGGCGACTCGAGCCGTCCCGACTTTTTTTCGATCAAGGGTCTGGTGGAAGACCTCTGCGCCCATCTGAAGATAGCCGCGGCCCGTTACCTTCCGGTCGAGGACCCGATCTTCCAGCCCGGTCAAGCCGCGGCTCTGTGGCTCGGCGACTTTCCGGCGGGCGTCGTGGGGGCGGTTTCCGATCCGGTGGTTGCGGCCTCCGGCCTGGAAGGCCCCGTCTTCCTGGCCGAACTCGACCTGGATCGGCTCTTGGGCGCCGCGCATACGGAGAGAAAATACAGCCGTTTACCCGAATATCCCGCCGTGGAAAGAGATATAGCTTTGCTCGTGGACCGGGAACTTCCCTACGGGAAGGTTGCGGAGATTCTGGACAAGCTCCGTCCCCCGGCCCTGGAATCGTATACGCTTTTTGATATCTACACGGGGGACCAGGTCCCTGCCGATAAGAAAAGCCTGGCCATTCACTTGATCTATCGCTCCCCGGATGGTACACTTGACGACAAAATGGTTTCGAGTCTCCACGACCCTCTTATAACGGAGCTGCTCGGGGAGACTCGCGGCAGATTGCGGTGA
- the pheS gene encoding phenylalanine--tRNA ligase subunit alpha translates to MKDELEQICAQALDDLSRVEDEAALEEFQIQYLGRKGRITSCMKSVGKLPPEQRPEMGALANRIKGTLASECEQCRLRLAEAGFRERVRRDRVDVTLPGHRYPRGHIHPLTRTAREMISIFEGMGFVLETGPEVETEWYNFDALNIPSDHPARDMQDTLYLDRGFLLRTHTSPVQIRTMERGKPPLRMICAGRTFRADSVDASHSPMFHQLEGLMVDTDISFAHLKAVLSEFVRRFFGPDTKLRFRPSFFPFTEPSADGDISCIVCGGRGCSLCSRKGWLEILGAGMVDPHVFRAVGYDPDLWRGFAFGLGIDRCAMLRYGIDDIRLFYENDLRFLDQF, encoded by the coding sequence ATGAAAGACGAACTCGAACAGATTTGCGCTCAAGCTCTCGATGACTTGAGCCGGGTGGAGGATGAGGCCGCCCTGGAAGAGTTTCAGATCCAGTATCTGGGGCGGAAGGGGCGGATCACTTCCTGCATGAAGTCGGTGGGCAAGCTCCCTCCCGAGCAACGTCCGGAGATGGGGGCCTTGGCCAACCGGATCAAGGGCACCCTGGCATCCGAATGCGAACAATGCCGGCTACGACTGGCCGAAGCCGGTTTTCGCGAACGGGTGCGCCGGGACAGGGTCGATGTCACCCTCCCGGGTCATCGTTACCCCCGGGGACACATTCATCCCCTCACTCGGACGGCCCGGGAGATGATTTCGATCTTCGAGGGGATGGGCTTCGTTCTGGAAACGGGGCCGGAAGTGGAGACCGAGTGGTATAATTTCGACGCGCTCAATATCCCCTCCGACCATCCCGCCCGCGATATGCAGGATACGCTGTATCTCGACCGCGGTTTTCTCCTCAGGACCCATACCTCCCCGGTCCAGATCCGCACCATGGAGAGGGGAAAACCCCCGCTGCGGATGATCTGCGCGGGACGGACCTTCCGCGCCGATTCCGTCGATGCCTCCCATTCTCCCATGTTTCACCAGCTCGAGGGCCTGATGGTCGATACCGATATCTCCTTCGCCCACCTCAAAGCGGTCCTGAGCGAGTTCGTGCGCCGGTTTTTCGGTCCCGATACCAAGCTCAGATTCAGGCCCAGTTTCTTCCCCTTTACCGAGCCCTCGGCCGACGGAGATATCTCTTGTATAGTTTGCGGGGGCCGGGGATGTTCGCTCTGTTCGCGCAAGGGCTGGCTTGAGATCCTGGGGGCCGGCATGGTCGATCCCCATGTCTTCAGGGCCGTGGGGTACGACCCCGATTTATGGCGGGGTTTCGCCTTCGGGTTGGGGATAGACCGTTGCGCCATGCTCCGGTACGGCATCGACGACATCCGCTTGTTCTACGAAAACGACCTCAGATTTCTGGATCAATTCTAA
- the rplT gene encoding 50S ribosomal protein L20 — protein MPRATNAPARKRRKQRLFDQAKGYRGGRSKLYRSARETVMRAWAYSYRDRKQRKRDFRRLWITRIRAAANAEGMSYSAFIDGLNKTNIRLDRRILADLAVRHPQVFSRLIAEVKESVSA, from the coding sequence ATGCCAAGAGCAACCAACGCGCCCGCGAGAAAAAGACGCAAGCAGCGGCTTTTCGACCAGGCCAAAGGGTATCGGGGGGGCAGGAGCAAGCTCTACCGCAGCGCCCGGGAAACGGTGATGCGGGCTTGGGCTTATTCGTACCGGGACCGCAAACAGCGCAAGCGGGATTTCCGCCGCCTCTGGATCACCAGGATCCGCGCCGCCGCGAATGCCGAGGGCATGTCGTACTCGGCGTTCATCGACGGCCTCAACAAGACGAATATCCGGCTCGATCGACGGATTTTAGCCGACTTGGCGGTCCGTCACCCGCAGGTATTTTCCCGCCTGATCGCGGAAGTGAAAGAGTCCGTCTCCGCCTGA
- the rpmI gene encoding 50S ribosomal protein L35 encodes MPKLKTNKGVQKRFKVTKSGKVKNRRSGKSHLLTGKSRKRKRRLRSAEILSAPETKKVLKQLPYA; translated from the coding sequence ATGCCCAAGCTGAAAACCAACAAGGGAGTGCAGAAGCGCTTCAAAGTGACTAAATCGGGTAAGGTCAAGAACCGTCGCAGCGGCAAGAGCCATCTTTTGACCGGTAAATCCCGGAAGCGCAAACGGCGGCTCCGCAGCGCCGAGATTCTTTCCGCGCCGGAGACCAAGAAAGTTTTGAAACAGCTTCCTTACGCTTAA
- the infC gene encoding translation initiation factor IF-3, giving the protein MPKSVFVNEEIRASEVRTIAEDGAQVGIIPLEDALNLAKEQHRDLVCVAPQSTPPVCRIMDYGKFKYEISKRERDAKKKQHTDRMKEIKIRPRIDDNDYGVKLRKAVGFLQKGFKLRLTLMFRGREMAHQELGYQTLARLIEDLKEHGTLETDYRKMGRRVTCLINPSPAGKTSKKAKKEGVEDAQAENQQGSAEALQSD; this is encoded by the coding sequence ATTCCCAAATCGGTCTTTGTAAACGAGGAGATCCGCGCCAGCGAGGTCCGGACGATTGCCGAAGACGGCGCCCAGGTGGGAATCATTCCCCTGGAGGACGCGCTGAACTTGGCCAAGGAGCAGCACCGTGATTTGGTTTGCGTTGCTCCTCAATCGACTCCGCCGGTATGCCGGATCATGGACTACGGGAAGTTCAAATACGAGATCAGCAAACGCGAGCGGGACGCCAAGAAGAAGCAGCATACCGACCGCATGAAGGAGATCAAGATCCGTCCCCGGATCGACGACAACGACTACGGGGTCAAGCTGCGCAAGGCCGTGGGGTTCCTGCAGAAAGGGTTCAAGCTCCGGCTGACCCTGATGTTCCGGGGTAGGGAGATGGCCCACCAGGAGCTGGGCTATCAGACCCTGGCTCGGCTGATCGAAGATCTGAAAGAACATGGCACTTTGGAAACCGATTACAGGAAGATGGGGCGCCGGGTGACATGTCTGATCAACCCCAGCCCGGCGGGGAAGACAAGCAAGAAAGCCAAGAAAGAGGGGGTGGAAGATGCCCAAGCTGAAAACCAACAAGGGAGTGCAGAAGCGCTTCAAAGTGACTAA
- the thrS gene encoding threonine--tRNA ligase, with the protein MSSKQDYLDAYRHSSAHVMAQAVKRLYPQAKLGIGPSIEDGFYYDFDLDDTINPESLERIEDEMKKIAAENHPFERESVGWEEARRIFTDAGEVYKLELLDNLRGEDITIYRDGEFFDLCRGPHVGSTGEIKAFKLLSVAGAYWKGDEQRPMLQRIYGTSFPAEEELAEYLHNLEEARERDHRRVGKEMDLFSFHEEAPGMVFFHPRGVALYEALLSFWRSLHRSRGYREIMTPLILKDELWHRSGHWDHYQDHMYFCPVGDENYAVKPMNCPGGILFYKENQHSYREFPLRIAELGRVHRRELTGVLHGLFRVQSFIIDDAHIYCLPEQIRDEIRATVDLILELYRAVGFEEYQIEVSTRPESSIGSDKDWDLATRSLTEALESMSIDYEVREGEGAFYGPKIDFHIRDCLKRSYQCGTIQLDFSMPERFDLEYIGPDGKKHRPVMIHRAAFGSIERFLGILLEHYGGALPCWLAPVQAVVIPVSRKCREYAREVLSRLEGEGIRAELDDRNEKLGWKIRAAREIRAPYMLIVGAREAETGEVSVRKRNEGELGSFALDEVPDLITQAIREKS; encoded by the coding sequence CTCGACGATACCATCAATCCCGAGTCTCTGGAACGGATTGAAGACGAGATGAAAAAAATCGCCGCCGAGAACCACCCTTTCGAGCGGGAAAGCGTCGGGTGGGAGGAGGCGCGGCGGATTTTCACCGACGCCGGGGAGGTCTACAAGCTGGAACTTCTCGATAACCTCCGGGGCGAAGATATCACCATCTATCGTGACGGCGAGTTTTTCGACCTTTGCCGGGGGCCCCACGTGGGCTCGACCGGCGAGATCAAGGCCTTCAAGCTGCTGAGCGTGGCGGGGGCTTACTGGAAAGGGGACGAGCAACGCCCTATGCTCCAGAGGATTTACGGGACTTCCTTTCCCGCGGAAGAAGAACTCGCCGAATACCTGCATAATCTGGAAGAGGCTCGCGAGCGCGACCACCGCCGGGTGGGAAAGGAGATGGACCTCTTCAGCTTTCACGAGGAGGCTCCGGGGATGGTCTTTTTTCACCCCCGGGGCGTGGCTCTCTATGAAGCTCTCCTGAGTTTCTGGCGCTCGCTGCACCGCTCCCGCGGTTACCGCGAGATCATGACCCCGCTGATCCTCAAAGACGAGTTATGGCACCGCAGCGGTCATTGGGATCACTATCAGGACCATATGTATTTCTGTCCGGTCGGAGACGAAAACTACGCGGTCAAACCCATGAATTGTCCCGGGGGGATACTGTTCTACAAGGAAAACCAGCACTCCTATCGGGAATTCCCCTTGCGGATCGCCGAATTGGGAAGAGTTCATCGCCGGGAGTTGACCGGCGTACTCCACGGACTGTTCCGGGTTCAAAGCTTTATCATCGATGACGCTCATATCTACTGCCTTCCAGAGCAGATCAGGGACGAAATCCGGGCGACCGTCGACCTCATTCTCGAGCTGTATCGCGCGGTCGGATTCGAAGAGTATCAGATCGAAGTATCGACCCGTCCCGAATCTTCGATCGGCAGCGATAAGGATTGGGATCTCGCCACCCGCAGCCTGACCGAAGCTCTGGAATCGATGTCCATCGATTACGAGGTTCGGGAAGGGGAGGGGGCTTTTTACGGCCCCAAGATCGATTTTCACATCCGGGACTGCCTCAAACGCAGCTACCAGTGCGGAACCATCCAGCTCGATTTTTCCATGCCGGAACGCTTTGATCTGGAGTATATTGGCCCGGACGGCAAGAAACACCGCCCGGTTATGATTCACCGGGCGGCGTTCGGTTCCATAGAACGTTTTCTCGGGATCCTGCTCGAGCATTACGGAGGAGCGCTGCCCTGCTGGCTGGCGCCGGTGCAGGCGGTGGTGATCCCGGTCTCGCGCAAATGCCGGGAATATGCCCGGGAAGTCCTGAGCCGTCTGGAGGGTGAAGGTATCCGGGCGGAGCTGGACGACCGGAACGAGAAACTCGGATGGAAAATACGCGCCGCCCGGGAAATTCGGGCTCCCTATATGCTGATCGTGGGGGCGCGCGAAGCCGAAACGGGAGAAGTGTCGGTCAGAAAACGGAACGAAGGCGAATTGGGTAGTTTCGCTCTGGATGAAGTCCCGGATTTGATTACCCAGGCTATTCGCGAAAAATCGTAA